The nucleotide window GTTAATGTCCCAACTACAAAACTACTGTATCTTCATTTTAttctttacaaaaaaatgcatTCTGCAAGGTCTATCGAATATTTTCCgcattttttccttttcttaTACAAATATGCGGAGTTGAAGTGATTAAATCCACAAgcgaaatattttgttattcgGTCTTACTGGCAATATTGTACAAAGTAAAAATCACTTTGTGCGAAAAACTATTCATATAAATGATGTTGCAATATCTTTATGCTTTCAAAAATCGCAAAAAGTATTGTTCAGATTaaatttacttatttactACAATTTACAATCCAACTTCGCATAAAAGCGTTGTAACGATTGCATTGCAGATTGCAGTGATTTTAGATTGACGTCACATTATATTCTTCTACTGCTTTGAGTCTACATGCTTTGGGGAGATTTAAAAATGTCGATGATTGACATGATCATCATTAAAATAGAAAGACTTGTTGTGATGTGGTACTATTTTGATACTTTAGTCGTTATTCCGCTGTCATTGTTTATTAGGCTGGTGGGTAATACACTGTGCGAAAGAAAGTACGGAAAAAGCTTATGACTAGAAGTCTCACTTGGCCATCGTTAACGGCGTCCAGGCCTAACCTTAACCTTGCAAGAGCAGAAACTGCAGGATTTGGGACGCAAGTTTTTCGTCATAATGAGTTTTCCATGCAggctaaaaagtttgcaaacgGAAAGGCTGATATGCATTCATCAATCACCACCAAACTTTTAGGTTTCAACCACCTTGTGTTTTACGCTAGGCTAGAGTTATTTGATCACTGTTATGGCCTATAGGTCAGGTTGCTATTGCGCACCTAAGAGCGCACTTCCATTGCGTCTGAGCATTTTGCGCAAGACACTTGTCATTCTTGGAAGTTTGGCAAATCCaagattttgctgaaaacggctatactctgcagtctgggctgactggaaagtatggcagtttttgaagggaaattgcacaaaaacttTTACGCTACAACGTTCACTTAAGgctgaattctttgtttattcgtTATAAATTGAAATTCCAACCAGCAGTTTAATCTTTTTTACTTAGGTTATTAGACCCAGGTTGGAAAGTATGCTGTTTCTGGGTGAGAATTCGTGTTTATAATTAagttgaaacaatttttagcACATTTATTCGGTGCATTGAACGAAACTTCCCAATCTAGTTGTgtaaatgacatcacaatttcgGTATCAGGGGAATTGTATGCAATTGCGTCACGTGTTTGTGCACTAGACCTGTCAACTTAAACTATGTTGGGTTTGATTGAAAtgagatttagattagaaggaagatttaggttaataaaatataatatttaagtCAGATTAGCAAGAAACTATGATATATAGCTTGGAATGTACAATTTTTTCCATTGAAACAGTAACTAATGtatgaaatttttccaaaaatcactaattaagtttgttagtgtcacttttttaatgaatttttgtagGCAAAATTGACAACTTATATTTATACATGCCAAATTTTAAGTGAACAGACAGCTATCATAtctttaactttctttttaATCACTTCAGTCAAGAGACTATATTGCACTGTAAAAACTCCCATAAAATCCCTATCTTTATTCTTTACTACCTGCCTCTTAACTACTACCTGGACTGTACTTCTGAAAATTAAGACCATCTCTGACAATCTCACATGAAGAAAACCTGGTTTTCTCATAGCATTACATGAAAATGAAGACGTTGCCAGCTGTGTGATATGTAGCAACTCTTGTACTGCTACTACTATATGCAACGCATTCATATTTAAATGCCAAGCTCCCTTACTTCTCAGAGGAGTGAATTAGAATTAGTTAGGCTAATCTTTTTTCGGTGTAGTTAGCTGGTGGCAGGCGAGTCCAATGTCAAGGTCGACTCCATCCGTTccatttttaatcttttcagATACTCATTCGAAACAGTGTCTTATCTCCACTCATAAGCCTGGAAACAActgtttcttgtttttctgttCATTATTTTTCTAAGTGAGGTATTAAGCTAGCCCATTTAGTGTATTGTACAATATCGcttatttttttgtcattgacTCCGCATAGAGAGAATTGCAATACCAACCATTATAGTACACTAAAGCAAACCTGCGCAACAAAAGTTTGCTTCTGCACCACCATAATCGTGGTAAAAACTGTTATATTCTGCAGTCAAGGActtagaaataaaacaataaaataaaaggttttggCGCCCGAGCGAAGATTCAAGTCTTAGTGATAATTCATGACAgttgaaaagtaaaattgtttttatagatatataaatttttttttaaagtaaagtGCAGATCtatatacagtcgaaatcggttaaaggcataaatcgctttatagcatagcattgcataatcccaaaccattcccattcacttgtgaagaaaattcaacggttaatcgcataacgGTTAATCGtataaatcggttaatcgaataggaattcttgattgatttgtagacttgtatcacttaaccgcatatttcctttgatgaagtgttaagtTGCTTAAGATTATCctcaccaataaacaaaaatcatcgcAAGATCTCCCATAACCCGCAGCGATTAAATACACGGCAAGACACTGAAGACAGCAGTTGTGAATTAAAGACAGCTGTGATTAAATTCACCGCAAGGCTGAAGGCTATAGAGACAGTAGCACGTAAAtaatttgaacaataaagtaaaacttcacgAAAAAAGGCCTTTTCTACAGTGATTATGaaccacaaaactacgtttcatttaaggattgttacggatcgttacatcacaatagaacaacaagactaatttttatttaaggattgttacgtCGCAAAGCGCAACCTtccgtttttgttttgtgttttttttgtgtcgaaatcgaaaagaaggaagctcactcgttgcgtcataatgcatTGTGTCATTCCAAAAATCGGCGGAGGAGCAAGAATGCGTGCGCCGGTGTTTAAAAGAGAATAGCGGAGAAAATGTAGGTGAAAAACGCatacatcggttaatcgcataaaaaagcttggcaaattgactatttatataccgtaaaacctctatttcaccgccatggcgctctatttttcaactcttgtttaaaagtggcattctattagaggtgacgttcaattagaggttggcgctctatttttcgaCTAGCTGGtcagaattttgaaataaagtttattaatgaaaagaaaaaacaccaAACACATTTACCGGTATATACTAAAAGTggtgttctattagaggtggcgttcaattagagggaggcgctctatttttcaactcttgtttaaaagtggcgttctattagaggtggtGTTCAAATAGAGGTGGCGctcaaatagaggttttacggtatatCAATTTATATACTTTGCAAAGACAACTTTGCAATCACTACTAATATCACTTTTATCtaaatataattttcttaAAGCTATCATTTAGTTTGCTATTAGAATTACAAAACCACAATAGACTGAAATCAATGTATTATGCAAGACAAATGTTTAAACAATATACAATATGTAGTAGTTATACTGTAAATCCGTAATATAGGAGAAGAAATTACCatactttattaaaaaaaaatgccAGTGGATACAAAATTTCAAGGGTTTATAATATATCTTAAAACTCTATTGACCTAGAAAgctatattttttgtttttttttcggaTTCTTTATaacagaagtaaaacaaaaaaatcttagATGTAAGAGtgtatattttcattttttctggTTGATTTTGTATGAAATGACCCTCACTATACCCGAGTATGCATAGTAAACGCACCTTAAGTGTGTTACTCTATACTCCAAGGTATCTTGTGAAAAAACAATGTTGAGGGTACCTTCAGTTGGAAAAACTATAGTTGCAACTTGCAAAATAAGTGGTGCATGTTCACAATTTTTGGTGTAACACGACGAGACAAGATTCCAGTAAATGTCAAGTGACATAAGGTTCATCAGAGTTTTGTAGTTAAATATTTCCAAAGTCAATTcacacaaaaaagcaaagtgTGACACACACAATATATGCATCCATGAAACTTGATGTATTTATTCAAATAGGAGCTGCACCTGCTAttcttaaaacattttgtgcaGTGTCTCAACAAGAGTGGCTCCTATTTCTTTTCAGTAATAAATCTATTTGACAAGATTCTATATTAGGGTGTatcttaaaaatgattttaggaTTTTTTATGATCCGCCCCTACAAACTGTTTTCAATGTCATTAAACCATTTCCTTGTTTGCTTCTCTTATAAAAAGGGGACAGTGTTTTCTGattttccttttcttttgaaataattaattaatggaAGATTAAATTTTGTGTATCAATTTTAGAGGCAAACAAAGAATTGGTTGAAAGGCTAAACCATGTTTGGAAACTAGCCTCATTGATAACCATCATGGTAATGTTTCAACAGGTTGAAACGTTTACAGTTTGGCTAAATAAATCGTTCAACAGAAAATCATGGGAAATTCTGAAAGTACCTGCTGTGAAATATCAAAACAAGAGGAGGATCTATCCCCCAGTGTGGACAAAGGCGAGCATGAATTAGTTTATTCAGGTGATCCTCGATCTCCTACAGCAGAAATATGTAGAACACCAATCAGCTGTCTTCAAGAGAATAAAGAAGAGCCCAGTCTTGTGTCTACAGTTGAAGTAAACAATCAAGCATGTAAAGACACTACAAAAACAGATCATTCTGAATCTTTACTACAAACCCCAAAGGTTGTCAATGACACAGTTTCTAATTGCATCGGTTCAGACATACTTGATCCTCGTTCCCCTTCTGAAGGAATTACTAGAACCCCATTACGATTGCCTGACAAAGTGAATGAAGAGAGAACTCTCATTGATCCAAGATCGCCAACAGTTGGGATTGACAGGACACCTATATCTGCCAAAGAGCAACCTAAATCTGACAATAACACAGCTAGTGCAGTAAGCCGTGATTTACATGACCCTCGATCTCCAACAACAGAGCTTTCAAGAACACCACTAAAATTATCATATAAAGGTGtgattttaaattgttataatgCAAAGCATGTGCATATAATATGGTTTTGATTGTGTCATTTGCTAAGAAATTTACTAGTGTAGTCTAATTTgccttttgatttttttaaacatttgcttATTTTTAGAGAATCTGCGACGAACAGTTTTGTTGAGCAATACTTTGATGTCATCACCAGTTGCAGTAGTGGAAAAATCAAAGCTGTTCAAAGTGGACTTGCAGGATGATGTGGTAGATGACAGTATAACCCATGTCACTGTAGGACAAACTAATGATGAAGTGGCGCAGGTGCAGTCCCCAGAAGATATAAATTTTGCTGCTCACTTAAATCTTAGCTCTTCAAGCAGTTCAAATATATCTATGTCTAGTGTTGCTGTAAACTGTGGAAGCGAATGCCCTAGCATTAACACAACTGACTTCAATGAGGCTGAGGATTGTGAAATAGACTTAATGGATGCAGTTAATTTGGTTGAAAACAATGAAGATTCTATATTAGCAGAAACAGCCGTAATACACAACTCTGTGACTTGTAAAGATAATGTAATTGCTTGCCAAGATGTCAATGGCACTGGTCATGCATTTGTAGTAGCAGCTGGATCAGTATCGCATCAAGATGCTTCACAGAAAGatgctatacttttatcaaCATTTTCATCAGAAACCAATGAGAATTGTCAAGAAACTGCAGAAGAGTTTCTATCAACAAGACCTAGTATCACAACTGACAACTCTGAATTACCTGTACAAGCAAATATAAATAGTGAAGAAGATTTAGTAACAGAAGATAGACCTGGTCACTTATCTAATCAAAAGCTGTCAGATACTAAAAATGTCAATCAACTCAACCTGCCTCTAGGTGAATGCAATCCTAATGCTGTCCAAACATTGCTTACAGATAATGACAAATGCAAAGGTATTGCTTCTCCATCTGACATCAGTCAACCAGACAACAGTGAAATAAAACTCTTGAAAGACGAAAATGTGCTCCatagaaataatttaaaattaaagaattCTGCCAATAAAGCAAACCAAAATGAAgtgccaaatacaaaattaaagaaaaggTCTCAGATTCCATCAGTTATAAAAGGTAAAGATGCATGTAATTAATGATAAATTGGAAGTCGTAATCATAATATTTGTGGTCTATACTGTAGTatataacaaaattattatgTACATTACATAAGACCTGTCCATTTTAGGTGTTCCAGGACATCATAAGTTGTTAAGTGCTGGATCAAAGACTTcgctttttttacaaattgccGCAGATGAACAAACAAATGTACTTTCTGCAGCCATTCAAGGTGAAAATCAGCCCCTTCAAAAACCAAAGCAGAAAATCCATAATAATACTCAAATTACCAAGTCATTTCGATCACCTTTAGCTGTCCTGGGTCATAGTAATTCTCCAGAACCCAAGCAGGTAAACagttttataattattattctgTTTTTTGTCACTTCTCTTCCCTCTTTTACCTAAAAAGTTGTTTCAATGTAATTTATGTTACTCATTTCTTTTAGTATGGACGTAAACGGAAAATAATTCACCACATTTTTAGGGTTTTGGTTCCGGGGAGAGGagaaatttaaaagaaaatctaCGAAATACAAGCAAAGTGCCACGCTACAGAGGCACATTGGTGACTAGGTCCCACTCTGTCAGCCTTGCTTTAGAAGAAAATAAATGTCACAGGTCTCTTGATGTCAACTCACTAAGCAGGCATGCTTCGCTGTCAGGAAGtggaaaagaaaattaaacttgaGCTTTTTCCAGCTAACCACACAATTGCCAAAATTAACTCCAGTGTGCAGTGGTATGGCGGATCCTGCTCTGAAATAAATATGCTTGTGCAATAACCGTATTTGTTAATTAGTAACTTAACTATGTTGTGTGTGTCCATGGGGTGGAGATTGAGGTAACATTGTTAGATGGTAAACTGCCTATGAATGATGGTAAACTGCTTGTGAATGTGTAATTTAACCTTATATACTCTCATAGCCTTCTGATATCAAAATAGTAAAATCCAATTACATTGTGTTATAgccaagtgtttcatttagcTATAACTGCTTTGTTCTAGATGTTAGTTGTACTTTCAGGAAAAGAATTATGTAATGTTGAATGTGTGACGAAAACAAATGACCGAAAGTCGCAGAAATGTTAATTTTGGTtatgtattattattttgtgtaGACCTTACATATTGAATAGAGTTGTTTGCGATTGACTAAACTGTGCATGCTTCTCACTTTGTAATAATAAACTGCATTGATCACAGCTTTGCATGaaacattgtttttgaagTAACGGTATGTAACCTTTCACATACAGTGTGTGTCATTTTGCCTAATCCTCCATAGTAACACTTTCAGTGAATCTCTGGTCTGCCTAATAAGTGCTCAGCTAAGAACAgacaatttgaaataaacgtATACAGGAATTACtaatgtcaagtaaaaataaacagaagttATGCTAATCAAAGGTGATCGCTTGAAATTGACTGTGACATGCCAGAGGAGGTGACTACGAACAAAgcagtaaaaatatttcacatatAATATGttcaattcaaaataatgtGTTCATGGTACATCACATTAGTATGAAATACACAATTTGAGTTGCAAcaaattggcaaaaaaattacaacaataaatGTATCCTAAATACTGATGgtaaagaatttttaaaaacataaaaagcaGTGAAACGCAATGAAtatctaaaaataaaaatccaaGCAAATTTCTCTTTTCAGCACCACATGTTCAAATATCAGTAACGTAATAATCATCTacaattcaaaaacaaagcaTTGTTGGCAAATCATATAAtaatgtttcagaaaaggttacaaatttaagcaaatatgTAATTTCTGAAAAGGGGGACATAGTGAGATGATGGATGACATCATTTAGAAATAATATGGAAGGTTAGAAAAACGAGTCaaagtgaaaaaatttcagttgtGTTGTGATGGCTTTCCCACTGTATAACCCTTCCAGCGCTGAAAAACCTGTTGAAATATGGGATCATCTGAAATTGATGACATGAGGGCCAACTGGTCAAGATGTGTAACATGGTAATCCCATCGTGCAATTTTTggttgaatttttaaaataaaatgacgaAGATCATAAAATGTCCTTGTTCCTCCATCGTAAAGAGGAAGCATAGCTTTCAAAGAGGTCATACCATCTTGAAAAAGCTTAGAAGCTTGACTGTATACTTTAGGAAGGTTTACACCTAACCTCTCAAATTGAGTAACTGTGTCTGCAGGAAGGTTCTCACTTCCCATTCCAAACTGATCCTCCAACAAAGATTTGAAGTCGTATAATCCAATGAGAGAATAAATAAAGccattcaaaacaaaagagGAAGGAGAGGTTGGATACTCTTCATACCACACATATTTTCCCATAAACATAGCTTGCACACCACCCTTGTTAGAAGGAAGTGTGAATGGTAGCAATCCCAGAGCAAGGGTTTTTAGGTAAGATTCATTTTTGTAAACATAGTATGCTCTGGACAAAAGAGACAATGCCTGGCCCTGTCCCATTGCTGAGAGCCAACCGGGAGGAATAGGGTCATAACCTGGAAGCACTCTCTCAATGTCATTCTTCCATCCACCAGATTCAGGATCCTGATTTTTTACAATCCAATCGCTGGCAGCTTGAAATTGTGACATGTGCTGACTTGTGGAAACAGTGATGTTATCGATAAACCCAGATCCGCGAACAATAAGGCAAGTTACCTAGGATTTTGGAAACAAAATGGTTTGAATAtaaagaacaaacaaaaatggcTTGgagatttttttaatttttgaacagAACGGCTGAAACATATATTCTACCTTTGTAATAGATGTTTTGACCTTCTTTTTCTTCGTACTGGACAAACCAATTCCTTTTCTCAAATCAGTAACAAGATCACGAGCAATATGTCTCCATGATTGCGTTGCACCGATGCCATAAAAGATATTTGATCGGTGATCGAAGTCAAGCAACAAACTGCAAATTAAAtgtattgcaaatgtttttgccatatcaaaatcaacaaaagtGACATTCAGAAGTAAAGCACATACAATGGGATCTCATTGCTATACACCATTTTCTCTAGAGAATTCTTTGGGGATAAGTGAGGTTTTCAgaataacaaaatgaaataaaatgtacgTAAATAGGAGAAAAAACGTTCCATAACAGTGAGATGTTTGGGTTAATATGTGGTGAATAACAAAATCCCAGTATATATTCTAAAAACATAACTTTTTATTCAGCTACAGttgttataaaaacttttcagcaATACTTGTTTGTTATGTAATGTATGGTGTATTGCTTTGCTTTGTCATTGGTATCCACCATCACTGATATGGATCCATTTCCAACAAATCTAATATCGAATGACAGAACACGCTCAACCGTATTACCAATATGCAGGGTGAGTCCGCTTCCCAAAGGTATTGAATCtgttttcaaaatcatttaaattgaaaactacGAGCCCTTAACAAACTTATTTAGGCAAACAAGTGTGTGGTACCTGGTGTGGTAAATTTGACAACCTTGTTCCTAATTAATGGGTCGTCAACATATTGAGTGATGcattgtttattagattgcTTCCAAACAGGCTGCAAAGAGACCAGGAGTGAATACAAAAAGCATgatttggcaaaaataaaaatatgcatTATCATTATATAATACACTTATAAAGTATTATACACTTATAGTTCTATTAGCACAGGCATTAAAATGAAAGCAATAATCTCTACAGCAGCTGCATGAGGCATCTACATTTCTATCATAGCTCTGCAAAGTCCTGTTTTAGATTGGGGTTTTCTCATCTTATCTAATGTTGTTGAACTGATAATGAACCAGAATATTTAAATGTTATGGCACAAATCACTATcaaacaatcaacaaacaacaaattaaacacaaacatAATTAGtctatgtttttgaaaaaatgatttaagCATCAGTAAAATCATTagaacacaaatttttttgctaGATCTAAATCACAACCTGATTTctcttaaatattttcaaataagaTACTTTTAACTACAGACCTGTATGGTGTCAGCATCTTCATAAACGGTTTCTTGGGGTAACTTTTGCACAAGATTTTTACAGTAATGACTTAAGCCATATTGACAGATTTGAATTCCATAAAAATAACCATGTTTACCCCATTGCGAAGAGAGTGGAACGCCtttcaaaatttatcaaacaaagaattgtGAATTGAGCATAAACAGTATTTCAGCAGTACTTTGTTGTATGCATACAGTTGTTATCTCTCATTTCTGTATACACAATTATGCATTAGTAAACTATGCACATATATAAACTTTGtgcatttcacatttttcACAGATATGCTTCTTCCTATCAAAGCACCACATTATTCAGTGAATACCTTCAATTCCAGATACACACTTTACCCTGTCACGAACTTCCACATTATATGTATCAAAGCTCATTAACATACCATGGTATGTATATGGTGTTGGCAATTCATTAATAACCTGTAAATAAAACAGCGAATTATTCTAATAAAACGGCTCAAGAGCATTTTCTGTATAATGAAATACAAGACTGTGCAATATTAAGGCTAATTCACTTAACATATATGAAAACAATCACAGTTTTTCGTTTTTGAGCACCGGTATATTCTGATAACAAATATGTGTAGAACTAAATAGTAGaaagtaaaaactttgtattGAATTATACAAACCTTTCCATAACTGTGAGAAAATTCGAATCGATCATAACCATCATAATGCTTCATTGCCCCATATACctcaaaatatttctcaatAAAACTAAAAGGCATGTACACAATTTCATCTTTGTCAGTTGTTTTGAGACACTGCACAGGGTAATCATCGTTTATCAGACATTCTAATGGAGCAACTGGTGGTGGGTTAGCATCCTGATTGGGAGGTTCATCCGGTAGAACTTTCTGGGGATTAAGTTGATTTTGCTCACTTAACCATTGCTTTTTCAATTGCTCCTGTACTTCAGGAGGTATGTCGTAAAGCGATCTGATGTTAGTATCACATTCAACAACACTGTCGTCTTTTTGTATCAAGAGAAGTACAAGAAGGATTAAAATTAAGGCAGCTagaattgcatattttttaaatgcaaacaGACTTCTCAGATAGCGTAAGGTCTGCCACAGCATCTTACTTTGCATGGAGGACAAAGCATCACAGATTAATATGTTTCCATGTTTTTAACAT belongs to Clavelina lepadiformis chromosome 6, kaClaLepa1.1, whole genome shotgun sequence and includes:
- the LOC143461675 gene encoding uncharacterized protein LOC143461675; this translates as MGNSESTCCEISKQEEDLSPSVDKGEHELVYSGDPRSPTAEICRTPISCLQENKEEPSLVSTVEVNNQACKDTTKTDHSESLLQTPKVVNDTVSNCIGSDILDPRSPSEGITRTPLRLPDKVNEERTLIDPRSPTVGIDRTPISAKEQPKSDNNTASAVSRDLHDPRSPTTELSRTPLKLSYKENLRRTVLLSNTLMSSPVAVVEKSKLFKVDLQDDVVDDSITHVTVGQTNDEVAQVQSPEDINFAAHLNLSSSSSSNISMSSVAVNCGSECPSINTTDFNEAEDCEIDLMDAVNLVENNEDSILAETAVIHNSVTCKDNVIACQDVNGTGHAFVVAAGSVSHQDASQKDAILLSTFSSETNENCQETAEEFLSTRPSITTDNSELPVQANINSEEDLVTEDRPGHLSNQKLSDTKNVNQLNLPLGECNPNAVQTLLTDNDKCKGIASPSDISQPDNSEIKLLKDENVLHRNNLKLKNSANKANQNEVPNTKLKKRSQIPSVIKGVPGHHKLLSAGSKTSLFLQIAADEQTNVLSAAIQGENQPLQKPKQKIHNNTQITKSFRSPLAVLGHSNSPEPKQGFGSGERRNLKENLRNTSKVPRYRGTLVTRSHSVSLALEENKCHRSLDVNSLSRHASLSGSGKEN
- the LOC143461676 gene encoding D-glucuronyl C5-epimerase B-like, which produces MQSKMLWQTLRYLRSLFAFKKYAILAALILILLVLLLIQKDDSVVECDTNIRSLYDIPPEVQEQLKKQWLSEQNQLNPQKVLPDEPPNQDANPPPVAPLECLINDDYPVQCLKTTDKDEIVYMPFSFIEKYFEVYGAMKHYDGYDRFEFSHSYGKVINELPTPYTYHGMLMSFDTYNVEVRDRVKCVSGIEGVPLSSQWGKHGYFYGIQICQYGLSHYCKNLVQKLPQETVYEDADTIQPVWKQSNKQCITQYVDDPLIRNKVVKFTTPDSIPLGSGLTLHIGNTVERVLSFDIRFVGNGSISVMVDTNDKAKQYTIHYITNNLLLDFDHRSNIFYGIGATQSWRHIARDLVTDLRKGIGLSSTKKKKVKTSITKVTCLIVRGSGFIDNITVSTSQHMSQFQAASDWIVKNQDPESGGWKNDIERVLPGYDPIPPGWLSAMGQGQALSLLSRAYYVYKNESYLKTLALGLLPFTLPSNKGGVQAMFMGKYVWYEEYPTSPSSFVLNGFIYSLIGLYDFKSLLEDQFGMGSENLPADTVTQFERLGVNLPKVYSQASKLFQDGMTSLKAMLPLYDGGTRTFYDLRHFILKIQPKIARWDYHVTHLDQLALMSSISDDPIFQQVFQRWKGYTVGKPSQHN